The following proteins are co-located in the Escherichia fergusonii ATCC 35469 genome:
- a CDS encoding replication protein P, which produces MKNIAAQMVNFDREQMRRIANNMLEQYDEKPQVQQVAQIINGVFSQLLATFPASLANRDQNELNEIRRQWVLAFRENGITTMEQVNAGMRVARRQNRPFLPSPGQFVAWCREEASVIAGLPNVSELVDMVYEYCRKRGLYPDAESYPWKSNAHYWLVTNLYQNMRANALTDAELRRKAADELSCMTARINRGEAIPEPVKQLPVMGGRPLNRAQALAKIAEIKAKFGLKGASV; this is translated from the coding sequence ATGAAAAACATCGCCGCACAGATGGTTAACTTTGACCGTGAGCAGATGCGCCGGATCGCCAACAATATGCTGGAACAGTACGACGAAAAGCCGCAGGTACAGCAGGTAGCGCAGATCATCAACGGTGTGTTCAGCCAGTTACTGGCAACTTTCCCTGCGAGCCTGGCTAACCGGGATCAGAACGAACTGAACGAAATCCGCCGCCAGTGGGTTCTGGCTTTCCGGGAAAACGGGATCACCACAATGGAACAGGTTAACGCAGGAATGCGCGTAGCCCGTCGGCAGAATCGACCATTCCTGCCATCACCCGGGCAGTTTGTTGCATGGTGCCGGGAAGAAGCATCCGTTATCGCCGGACTGCCAAACGTCAGCGAGCTGGTTGATATGGTTTACGAGTATTGCCGGAAGCGAGGCCTGTATCCGGATGCGGAGTCTTATCCGTGGAAATCAAACGCGCACTACTGGCTGGTTACCAACCTGTATCAGAACATGCGGGCCAATGCGTTGACTGACGCGGAATTACGGCGCAAGGCTGCCGATGAACTGTCCTGTATGACCGCACGAATTAACCGTGGTGAGGCTATACCTGAACCAGTAAAACAACTTCCTGTCATGGGCGGTAGACCACTTAACCGGGCTCAGGCTCTGGCGAAGATCGCAGAAATCAAAGCTAAGTTCGGACTGAAAGGAGCCAGTGTATGA
- a CDS encoding helix-turn-helix domain-containing protein, with the protein MPYICSIILVLNSFDARIGKEDILFKKGSAVLIDYNLKDFFSSNIDHVMIVDVEEKTVNDFFKSNTLSPFSVRRFYPAYLMVECEDFSLLKNLIACLNCDGRTVDFVRNQISLACLAILSSEKIVQSFLFGCLNSLGSKVKAIIHTDISAAWRLCDISSRLYLSESLLKRKLKHEGLSFSKLILEERMVMAERLLSYNLYSVGKVAEICGYENTSYFVSVFRRYFGVPPHQYSSRFFLEKDMM; encoded by the coding sequence ATGCCATACATATGTTCTATCATTTTGGTGTTGAACTCGTTTGATGCCCGAATTGGTAAAGAAGATATTTTGTTTAAAAAGGGAAGTGCTGTTCTCATTGATTACAATTTAAAAGATTTTTTTTCATCAAATATAGATCATGTAATGATCGTAGATGTTGAAGAGAAAACAGTTAATGATTTCTTTAAAAGCAACACACTCTCACCTTTTTCTGTAAGAAGGTTTTATCCGGCATACTTGATGGTGGAATGTGAAGATTTTTCATTGTTAAAGAACTTGATTGCATGCTTGAATTGTGATGGCAGAACTGTAGATTTTGTTAGAAATCAAATATCACTTGCATGTCTTGCTATCTTATCTTCAGAGAAAATAGTGCAAAGTTTTTTATTTGGATGTCTTAATAGTTTAGGAAGTAAAGTTAAGGCTATTATTCACACGGATATATCTGCAGCATGGAGACTTTGTGATATATCTTCAAGACTGTATCTGAGTGAAAGTCTGTTAAAAAGAAAATTAAAGCACGAAGGCTTATCATTTAGTAAGTTAATTCTTGAAGAGCGAATGGTGATGGCGGAAAGGTTATTAAGCTACAATTTATATTCTGTTGGAAAAGTTGCTGAGATATGCGGTTATGAAAACACGTCATATTTTGTAAGTGTTTTCAGAAGATATTTTGGTGTTCCTCCCCATCAATATTCATCAAGATTTTTTTTAGAAAAAGACATGATGTAA
- a CDS encoding phage terminase large subunit family protein, whose amino-acid sequence MRQATAAEVRKNTAGIIKAPRRMPVAEAVHKYMRVPVGVGNSVEWDPQLAPYVVEPMNCLASREYDAVIFVGPARTGKTIGLIDGWVVYNVVCDPSDMLIVQMTEEKAREHSKKRLARTFRVSPEVACRLSPSRNDNNVHDRTFLAGNYLKIGWPSVNIMSSSDFKCVALTDYDRFPEDIDGEGDGFSLASKRTTTFMSAGMTLVESSPGREITNTKWRRKSPHEAPPTTGILALYNRGDRRRWYWPCPHCGGYFQPAMEAMTGYRDIADPVKASEAAHIVCPHCNGVITADKKRELNGRGVWLREGQSIDKAGNVSGDARRSRIASFWMEGPAAAYQTWAQLVYKLLTAEQDYETTGSEETLKTVINTDWGLPYLPRAATEQRRADVLMQRAEDYGKRLVPPKVRFLLASVDVQGGKKRRFVVQIIGYGENGERWLVDRYNIRQSLRCDENGEALTIHPGSYPEDWQLLITDVLEKTYPLQSNPSRRMPVLAMAVDSGGEDGVTDNAYKFWRTCRRDGLGKRVYLIKGDSTRRQKVITRTHPDNTGRSDRRADARGEVPVYLLQTDLLKDQLSNNLERETPGAGYIHFPDWLGEWFYEELTYEERGSDGKWRKPGKGNNEAFDLFCYAHAVAILRGYEKIRDWEQPPAWAASQDTNPDIIDGERPGERGVKKAISARSSPVAVTEQASPLSGGWLGVSGNGGWL is encoded by the coding sequence ATGCGACAGGCCACGGCGGCGGAAGTCAGAAAGAATACCGCCGGGATCATAAAGGCACCGCGTCGGATGCCTGTTGCCGAGGCCGTTCATAAGTACATGCGGGTTCCCGTGGGCGTCGGAAACTCCGTCGAATGGGATCCGCAACTCGCCCCCTATGTCGTGGAGCCGATGAACTGCCTGGCATCACGTGAGTATGATGCTGTTATTTTTGTTGGTCCGGCCCGAACAGGTAAAACAATTGGGCTGATTGACGGCTGGGTGGTGTACAACGTGGTGTGTGACCCGTCGGATATGCTTATCGTCCAGATGACGGAAGAAAAAGCGCGTGAACACTCCAAAAAACGTCTGGCCAGAACATTTCGCGTCAGCCCGGAAGTGGCATGCAGGCTGAGTCCGTCGCGTAACGATAACAACGTTCATGACCGCACGTTTCTTGCCGGAAACTACCTCAAGATTGGCTGGCCCTCCGTCAACATCATGTCATCCTCGGATTTTAAATGCGTTGCACTGACGGATTACGACCGTTTTCCGGAGGATATCGACGGGGAAGGCGATGGTTTTTCGCTGGCCTCAAAACGAACCACCACATTTATGTCGGCGGGCATGACCCTGGTGGAGAGCTCGCCAGGGCGGGAAATCACCAATACCAAATGGCGACGAAAATCACCCCATGAAGCGCCACCCACTACCGGTATTCTGGCTTTATATAATCGCGGTGATCGCCGTCGCTGGTACTGGCCCTGTCCGCACTGTGGTGGGTACTTTCAGCCTGCTATGGAGGCGATGACCGGTTACCGCGATATTGCCGATCCGGTAAAAGCCAGTGAAGCGGCACATATCGTCTGCCCGCACTGTAACGGGGTGATCACAGCTGATAAAAAGCGGGAGCTTAACGGACGTGGCGTCTGGCTCAGGGAAGGTCAGAGCATTGATAAAGCCGGGAATGTATCGGGTGATGCCCGTCGTTCCCGCATCGCGTCCTTCTGGATGGAAGGTCCCGCCGCGGCTTACCAGACCTGGGCACAGCTGGTTTACAAATTACTGACGGCAGAGCAGGACTATGAAACCACAGGCAGTGAAGAAACACTGAAAACGGTGATCAACACTGACTGGGGCTTACCTTATCTGCCACGCGCGGCGACCGAACAGCGCAGGGCTGATGTACTGATGCAGCGGGCGGAGGACTACGGTAAACGTCTGGTACCACCGAAGGTGCGTTTTCTGCTGGCATCGGTGGATGTACAGGGCGGGAAGAAACGTCGTTTTGTGGTGCAGATTATCGGTTACGGTGAGAACGGCGAACGCTGGCTGGTGGATCGCTATAACATTCGTCAGTCCCTGCGCTGTGATGAAAACGGCGAGGCACTGACGATTCATCCGGGCTCTTACCCTGAGGACTGGCAGTTGCTGATCACGGATGTGCTGGAGAAAACATACCCTCTCCAGTCAAATCCTTCCCGCCGTATGCCCGTGCTGGCTATGGCTGTGGACAGTGGGGGTGAGGATGGTGTGACGGATAATGCGTATAAGTTCTGGCGCACATGCCGCCGTGATGGTCTGGGAAAACGGGTATACCTGATAAAAGGTGATAGTACCCGTCGCCAGAAAGTGATCACCCGAACACACCCTGATAATACCGGACGAAGCGATCGCCGGGCTGATGCCCGCGGCGAAGTACCGGTATATCTGTTGCAGACCGATCTGCTCAAAGATCAACTCAGCAATAATCTGGAGCGTGAAACCCCGGGGGCCGGGTATATCCATTTTCCCGACTGGCTCGGTGAGTGGTTTTACGAGGAGCTGACTTATGAGGAGCGGGGCAGCGACGGAAAATGGCGCAAGCCAGGTAAAGGGAACAACGAAGCATTCGACCTGTTCTGCTATGCCCATGCCGTCGCTATTCTGCGTGGTTACGAAAAAATCCGAGACTGGGAGCAGCCGCCTGCCTGGGCGGCATCTCAGGACACAAATCCGGACATTATTGACGGGGAACGCCCCGGGGAGAGGGGAGTGAAAAAAGCGATATCCGCTCGTTCATCTCCGGTTGCCGTCACCGAACAGGCCAGCCCACTGTCTGGCGGCTGGCTGGGGGTCAGTGGTAACGGAGGCTGGCTATGA
- the iss gene encoding increased serum survival lipoprotein Iss, which produces MKKMLFSAALAMLITGCAQQTFTVGNKPTAVTPKETITHHFFVSGIGQEKTVDAAKICGGAENVVKTETQQTFVNGLLGFITFGIYTPLEARVYCSQ; this is translated from the coding sequence ATGAAAAAAATGTTGTTTTCTGCCGCTCTGGCAATGCTTATTACAGGATGTGCTCAACAGACGTTTACTGTTGGAAACAAACCGACAGCAGTAACACCAAAGGAAACCATCACCCATCACTTCTTCGTTTCGGGAATTGGACAGGAGAAAACTGTTGATGCAGCCAAAATTTGTGGCGGCGCAGAAAATGTTGTTAAAACAGAAACCCAGCAAACATTCGTAAATGGATTGCTCGGTTTCATCACTTTTGGCATTTATACTCCGCTGGAAGCACGGGTATATTGCTCACAATAA
- a CDS encoding NinE family protein, which translates to MATPLIRVMNGHIYRVSNRRKRKPELKPSEIPTLLGYTASLVDKKWLRLAARRNHG; encoded by the coding sequence ATGGCTACACCGCTTATTCGTGTCATGAACGGACACATCTACAGAGTATCAAATCGTCGTAAGCGTAAGCCTGAGCTGAAGCCATCCGAAATACCAACACTGCTCGGATATACCGCTAGCCTGGTTGATAAAAAATGGTTGCGACTGGCAGCAAGGAGGAATCATGGCTGA
- a CDS encoding lipocalin family protein, producing MKLWPVLTGIALSFTLIACKAPTPPKGVQPITNFDANRYLGKWYEIARLENRFERGLEQVSATYGKRNDGGIRVLNRGYDPTKNKWSESEGKAYFTGDTKTAALKVSFFGPFYGGYNVIKLDDEYKYALVSGPNREYLWILARTPTIPDKVKADYVRTAQKLGFNVNELLWVKQ from the coding sequence ATGAAGTTATGGCCTGTGTTGACTGGCATTGCACTCTCTTTCACTCTTATAGCATGTAAGGCCCCGACACCACCTAAAGGTGTGCAGCCGATTACAAATTTTGACGCCAACCGCTACCTCGGAAAATGGTATGAAATAGCTCGCCTCGAGAACCGGTTCGAACGTGGTCTGGAACAGGTCAGCGCTACTTATGGAAAACGGAACGACGGAGGGATTCGTGTACTTAACCGTGGATACGATCCAACGAAAAATAAATGGAGCGAGAGCGAAGGTAAAGCATACTTTACTGGAGATACTAAAACTGCAGCGTTGAAGGTTTCGTTTTTTGGCCCCTTCTATGGTGGCTATAATGTAATCAAACTGGATGATGAGTATAAGTATGCTCTTGTCAGTGGTCCGAACAGAGAATACCTATGGATTCTGGCAAGGACCCCAACTATTCCAGATAAAGTAAAAGCAGACTATGTGCGAACCGCTCAAAAGTTGGGATTCAATGTCAATGAATTATTATGGGTTAAACAATAA
- the rrrD gene encoding lysozyme RrrD, translated as MPPSLRKAVAAAIGGGAIAIASVLITGPSGNDGLEGVRHNPYKDIVGVWTVCYGHTGKDIMLGKTYTEAECKALLNKDLATVARQINPYIKVDIPETTRGALYSFVYNVGAGNFRTSTLLRKINQGDIKGACDQLRRWTYAGGKQWKGLMTRREIEREICLWGQQ; from the coding sequence ATGCCTCCATCATTACGAAAAGCTGTTGCTGCTGCTATTGGTGGCGGGGCTATTGCTATAGCATCTGTGTTAATCACTGGCCCAAGTGGTAACGATGGTCTGGAAGGTGTGAGACATAATCCTTACAAAGACATAGTTGGTGTATGGACTGTATGTTACGGACACACCGGAAAAGACATTATGCTCGGTAAAACGTATACCGAAGCAGAATGCAAAGCCCTCCTGAATAAAGACCTTGCCACTGTCGCCAGACAAATTAACCCGTACATCAAAGTCGATATACCGGAAACAACGCGCGGCGCTCTTTACTCGTTCGTCTACAACGTGGGTGCTGGCAATTTCAGAACATCGACGCTTCTTCGCAAAATAAACCAGGGTGATATCAAAGGCGCATGTGATCAGCTACGGCGCTGGACATACGCTGGCGGTAAGCAATGGAAAGGTCTCATGACTCGTCGTGAGATTGAGCGTGAAATCTGTTTGTGGGGTCAGCAATGA
- the rusA gene encoding crossover junction endodeoxyribonuclease RusA, translated as MNTYHITLPWPPSNNRYYRHNRGRTHISAEGQAYRDNVARIIKNAMLDIGLAMPVKIRIECHMPDRRRRDLDNLQKAAFDALTKAGFWLDDAQVVDYRVVKMPVTKGGRLELTITEMGNE; from the coding sequence GTGAATACTTACCACATCACACTACCCTGGCCGCCGAGCAATAACCGCTACTACCGCCATAATCGAGGGCGCACGCACATCAGCGCAGAAGGGCAGGCATACCGCGATAACGTCGCCCGAATCATTAAAAACGCAATGCTGGATATCGGTCTGGCTATGCCTGTGAAAATCCGCATTGAGTGCCACATGCCGGATCGCCGTCGCCGTGACCTGGATAATCTACAAAAAGCCGCTTTTGACGCACTCACCAAAGCAGGTTTCTGGCTGGATGATGCTCAGGTCGTTGATTACCGCGTTGTGAAGATGCCAGTTACCAAAGGTGGGAGGCTGGAACTGACCATCACCGAAATGGGGAATGAATGA
- the ybcN gene encoding DNA base-flipping protein YbcN: protein MNLPQDGIKLHRGNFTAIGQQIQPYLEDGKCFRMVLKPWREKRSLSQNALSHMWYSEISEYLISSGKTFATPAWVKDALKHTYLGYETKDLVDVVTGEITAIQSLRHTSDLDTGEMYIFLCKVEAWAVNIGCHLTIPQSCEFQLLRDKQEA, encoded by the coding sequence GTGAACCTCCCACAAGACGGCATCAAACTACATCGCGGCAACTTCACCGCTATCGGCCAGCAGATCCAGCCTTATCTGGAGGACGGAAAATGCTTTCGCATGGTGCTTAAACCGTGGCGTGAGAAACGCAGTCTTTCCCAGAATGCACTCAGCCACATGTGGTACAGCGAAATCAGTGAATACCTCATCAGCAGTGGTAAAACGTTCGCCACTCCAGCTTGGGTAAAAGATGCTCTCAAACACACATATCTCGGTTATGAAACCAAAGACCTGGTTGATGTCGTAACCGGTGAGATCACCGCTATCCAGTCGTTACGCCATACCTCCGATCTTGATACCGGAGAGATGTATATCTTCCTGTGTAAGGTTGAAGCTTGGGCGGTGAATATTGGCTGCCACCTGACTATTCCGCAGAGCTGCGAGTTCCAGCTGCTCCGCGACAAGCAGGAGGCGTAA
- a CDS encoding DUF1441 family protein encodes MDNELKNLRLNINQLAALTNLHRQTVASRLSNVEPAPGSNSRLKLYSVLDILRELLGRTTTPELVAVDKMTPPDRKAWFQSERERLKFQQETGELIPASEVSREFASMAKAVVQVLETLPDILERDCAMTPSAVVRVQKVIDDLRDQIAMKVELAESPEQEDSLSQEE; translated from the coding sequence ATGGATAACGAACTGAAAAATCTTCGCCTCAATATTAACCAGCTGGCGGCGCTGACTAATCTGCATCGTCAGACCGTCGCAAGTAGACTGAGCAATGTTGAGCCTGCCCCCGGAAGTAACTCCCGCCTCAAGCTGTATTCGGTTCTGGATATTCTCAGGGAATTACTGGGCAGGACTACGACGCCGGAGCTGGTTGCTGTTGACAAAATGACACCGCCGGATCGAAAGGCGTGGTTTCAGTCTGAGCGGGAGCGCCTCAAGTTTCAGCAGGAGACCGGAGAGCTTATCCCGGCCTCAGAAGTCAGCCGGGAGTTTGCCTCAATGGCAAAAGCTGTCGTTCAGGTACTGGAAACGCTACCGGATATTCTCGAGCGTGACTGTGCAATGACACCGTCAGCCGTCGTCAGGGTGCAAAAAGTCATAGATGACCTGCGGGATCAGATTGCCATGAAGGTTGAGCTGGCAGAGTCGCCAGAACAGGAGGACAGTTTGTCACAAGAGGAGTAA
- a CDS encoding DUF1364 domain-containing protein encodes MADLRKAARSRECQVRIPGVCNGNPETSVLAHIRLAGLCGTGIKPPDLIATIACSACLDEIDRRTHFVDAEYAKECALEGMARTQVIWLKEGVIKA; translated from the coding sequence ATGGCTGATTTGAGAAAAGCAGCGCGTAGTCGGGAATGCCAGGTAAGAATCCCTGGCGTATGTAATGGCAATCCTGAAACGTCTGTACTGGCACATATCCGGCTGGCTGGATTGTGCGGCACCGGTATTAAACCGCCAGACCTTATTGCCACCATTGCCTGTTCTGCCTGTCTCGACGAAATCGACCGCCGCACGCATTTTGTCGATGCTGAGTACGCAAAAGAATGCGCGCTGGAAGGTATGGCGAGAACGCAGGTTATCTGGCTGAAAGAGGGAGTAATTAAGGCGTGA
- a CDS encoding ead/Ea22-like family protein, whose protein sequence is MSNIDKRALREIAEAAVGAHERLSVMPPDDIFDISLAEGTQLDADITALNALNSAANPATVLALLDELEAKDQRIAVLTESLKQTVSGYKSCLRTGHERILDLGGDCDAPEVMIAGNPDIQQAQKLIAAASGKGEAS, encoded by the coding sequence ATGAGCAACATCGACAAACGCGCATTACGTGAAATCGCTGAGGCAGCAGTTGGTGCGCATGAGCGCCTTAGTGTTATGCCGCCTGATGACATTTTCGATATCTCACTGGCAGAAGGAACTCAGCTTGATGCAGATATCACTGCCTTGAACGCGCTGAACTCCGCAGCCAACCCAGCCACAGTGCTGGCGCTGCTGGATGAGCTGGAAGCCAAAGACCAGAGGATTGCTGTGCTGACCGAATCGCTCAAGCAGACGGTTTCAGGATACAAATCCTGCCTGCGTACCGGACATGAGCGCATTCTTGACCTTGGCGGTGACTGTGACGCGCCAGAAGTGATGATTGCAGGCAATCCTGACATTCAGCAGGCGCAGAAGCTGATCGCCGCCGCATCCGGTAAAGGAGAGGCATCATGA
- the essD gene encoding phage lysis protein EssD: protein MKSMDKLTTGIAYGTSAGSAGYWFLQLLDKVTPSQWAAIGVLGSLVFGLLTYLTNLYFKIKEDKRKAARGE, encoded by the coding sequence ATGAAATCCATGGATAAGTTAACAACGGGCATTGCCTACGGCACCTCCGCAGGCAGTGCTGGCTACTGGTTTTTACAGCTGCTCGATAAAGTCACGCCCTCACAGTGGGCAGCAATAGGTGTGCTGGGTAGCTTGGTATTTGGCCTGCTGACGTACCTGACAAACCTTTATTTCAAGATTAAAGAAGATAAGCGCAAGGCTGCGAGAGGTGAATAA
- a CDS encoding YbgA family protein, whose product MIKKPVIGISGCLAGSAVRFDGGHKRADFLMDKLVEWVTFRPVCPEMAIGLPVPRPALRLVRSTQGNIRMCFSHDQNEDVTERMTEFSRSYMDKLKDVSGFVVCAKSPSCGMERVRVYDENGNRGRKDGVGLFTSTLMEKFSWLPVEEDGRLHDPVLRENFVERVFALHELNHLYKEKLSRRELLAFHSRYKLQLLAHSQAGYKDMGPFVAAIHEWADLESYFEVYRDKLMAILRKPASRKNHTNVLMHIQGYFSNYLSTRQRKELSEVILNYRSGTLPLLAPLTLLKHYLGEYPNDYLLTQNYFDPYPDELALRLMVN is encoded by the coding sequence ATGATAAAAAAACCTGTGATTGGAATCAGCGGTTGTTTGGCCGGTTCTGCTGTTCGTTTTGATGGTGGTCACAAAAGAGCTGACTTTTTAATGGACAAATTAGTGGAATGGGTAACATTCAGACCAGTATGTCCAGAAATGGCTATAGGGCTGCCAGTTCCGCGTCCTGCTCTACGTCTTGTGCGCTCGACGCAAGGAAATATACGGATGTGTTTCAGCCACGACCAGAATGAGGATGTGACAGAGAGAATGACAGAGTTTAGTCGTTCTTATATGGACAAATTAAAGGATGTATCGGGGTTTGTGGTTTGTGCTAAATCTCCCAGCTGTGGCATGGAGCGCGTGCGTGTCTATGATGAAAATGGTAATCGAGGTCGTAAAGATGGAGTGGGACTATTTACGAGCACTTTGATGGAAAAGTTTTCCTGGCTACCGGTTGAAGAGGATGGGCGATTACATGATCCAGTGCTTCGTGAGAATTTTGTTGAAAGAGTTTTTGCTTTGCATGAGCTCAATCACCTTTACAAGGAGAAATTATCAAGAAGAGAGTTATTAGCTTTTCATAGTCGTTATAAGCTTCAGTTGTTGGCGCATAGTCAGGCAGGCTATAAAGATATGGGACCATTTGTGGCTGCAATACACGAGTGGGCGGACCTTGAATCATACTTTGAGGTGTATCGTGATAAGCTGATGGCGATTCTCAGAAAACCTGCATCACGTAAAAATCACACGAATGTGCTGATGCATATACAGGGGTATTTTAGTAACTACTTAAGTACACGCCAGCGTAAAGAGTTGAGCGAGGTTATACTTAACTATCGTTCTGGCACATTACCTCTTCTTGCGCCGTTGACTCTGCTGAAGCATTATCTGGGTGAGTATCCTAATGATTACTTGCTTACACAGAATTACTTCGATCCCTATCCGGACGAACTGGCTCTAAGACTGATGGTAAATTAA
- a CDS encoding antiterminator Q family protein produces the protein MRDIQMVLERWGAWAANNHEDVTWSSIAAGFKGLIPSKVKSRPQCCDDDAMIICGCMARLKKNNSDLHDLLVDYYVGGMTFMALARKHGRSDCWVGRMLQKAEGVVEGMLMVLDLRLEMDADCSK, from the coding sequence ATGCGTGATATTCAGATGGTTCTTGAGCGTTGGGGAGCGTGGGCGGCTAATAATCATGAAGATGTGACCTGGTCGTCCATTGCCGCCGGTTTTAAGGGATTAATTCCTTCAAAAGTAAAATCTCGCCCACAATGTTGTGACGATGACGCGATGATCATTTGCGGGTGCATGGCCCGTCTGAAAAAGAACAACAGCGATTTGCATGATTTATTGGTGGACTATTATGTCGGCGGCATGACTTTTATGGCGCTTGCACGTAAGCATGGGCGATCTGATTGTTGGGTTGGCAGGATGCTCCAGAAAGCTGAGGGCGTAGTGGAGGGTATGCTGATGGTGTTGGATCTCCGATTGGAGATGGATGCTGATTGTTCGAAATAA
- a CDS encoding replication protein, which produces MTGLKMAKVGLREQNRLSGANRNTLIAGGIMANTAEIFNFPVPDAAQKEPRVADLDDGYTRIANELLEAVMLAGLTQHQLLVFLAVMRKTYGFNKKLDWVSNEQLSELTGILPHKCSAAKSVLVKRGIFIQSGRNIGINNVVSEWSTLPESGKKNKVYLKEVNLPESGKKSLPKSGKGTYPNQVNTKDKLTKDNIKPYSSENSGEYSDQPENDLPVVKPDAAIQSGSKWGTAEDLTAAEWMFDMVKTIAPSARKPNFAGWANDIRLMRERDGRNHRDMCVLFRWACQDNFWSGNVLSPAKLRDKWTQLEINRNKQQAGVTAGKPKLDLTNTDWIYGVDL; this is translated from the coding sequence ATGACAGGTTTAAAAATGGCGAAAGTCGGTCTGCGGGAACAGAACCGACTTTCAGGTGCAAATCGTAACACACTCATTGCGGGAGGAATTATGGCAAACACTGCTGAGATATTCAATTTTCCTGTGCCGGATGCGGCACAAAAGGAGCCGCGCGTGGCAGATCTCGATGATGGTTATACGCGCATTGCAAATGAGTTGCTGGAAGCTGTAATGCTGGCCGGATTAACACAGCACCAGCTTCTGGTCTTCCTGGCTGTCATGCGCAAAACATATGGCTTTAATAAAAAACTGGATTGGGTGAGCAACGAGCAACTTTCCGAGTTGACCGGGATATTGCCGCACAAGTGTTCTGCTGCAAAAAGTGTTCTGGTAAAGCGTGGGATTTTTATTCAGAGCGGGCGGAATATAGGCATTAATAATGTGGTCAGTGAATGGTCAACATTACCCGAATCAGGTAAGAAAAATAAAGTTTACCTGAAAGAGGTAAATTTACCTGAATCAGGTAAGAAAAGTTTACCCAAATCAGGTAAAGGCACTTACCCGAATCAGGTAAACACAAAAGACAAACTAACAAAAGACAATATAAAACCTTATTCGTCCGAGAATTCTGGCGAATACTCTGACCAGCCAGAAAACGACCTTCCTGTGGTGAAACCGGATGCTGCGATTCAGAGCGGCAGCAAGTGGGGGACAGCAGAAGACCTGACCGCCGCAGAGTGGATGTTTGACATGGTGAAGACCATCGCGCCATCAGCCAGAAAACCGAATTTTGCAGGGTGGGCTAACGATATCCGCCTGATGCGTGAGCGTGACGGGCGTAACCACCGCGATATGTGTGTACTGTTCCGCTGGGCATGCCAGGACAACTTCTGGTCCGGTAACGTGCTGAGTCCGGCCAAACTCCGCGACAAGTGGACCCAGCTCGAAATCAACCGAAACAAGCAACAGGCTGGCGTGACAGCCGGCAAACCAAAACTCGACCTGACGAACACTGACTGGATTTACGGGGTGGATTTATGA
- a CDS encoding YlcG family protein — MMFEFYVAERLRHRWMRLRLYRFPGSVLTDYRILKNYAKTLTGAGV; from the coding sequence ATGATGTTTGAGTTTTATGTGGCAGAACGTCTTCGCCACCGCTGGATGCGCCTGCGCTTATATCGTTTCCCCGGTTCTGTTTTGACCGATTACCGGATACTGAAGAATTACGCCAAAACCCTGACAGGAGCAGGAGTATGA